The segment ATCCCGCCGCCGGCCTCGATCGCGCGCACGGCGCGGTTGCGCGCCCCGCGGGCCAGCCGGCCGCTCATGGCCGTGGTGAGCACGCTCTCGTCGGCCGCGGTGGAGCGGATGGCCTGCCGGTGCGCGTCATTCGCGGCCGACTCGGCGGTGACGAGGAACGCGGTGCCCGCCTGCACACCGTCGGCGCCGAGGGCGCGTGCGGCCGCGACTCCGCGGCGGTCGGCGATGCCCCCTGCGGCGATCACGGGGATCGACACCGCGTCGACGATCTGCGGCACGAGCGCCAGCGCGCCCACGAGCGACTGCTCGGGCGGCTTGAGGAACGACACCCGGTGGCCCGCAGCCTCGGCCCCGGTGGCGACCACGGCATCCACCCCGCCGGCTTCCAGGGCGACGGCCTCGGCGACGGTCGTGGCGGTGCCGATCACGCGGATGCTACGGCGATGCGCCTCCTCGACGATCGCCGGCGACGGCACTCCGTAGACGACGCTGAGCACGGCCGGAGCCGCCTCCCAGATCGCCTCGAGCTGCTCGTCGAGTGCAGGCAGGTAGCGCGCGGGGATCGCCGGGACATCGACGCCGACCGCCTCGTAGAACGGCGCAAGCGCCTGCGCGAACGCGACGTGCGCGGGGGCGGGCGCGACCTCGTCGCCCGTGGGCAGCCAGATGTTCAGCGCGAACGGCCCATCCGTCGCCGCCCGCAGGGCCGCGGTCGTCGCGCGGATGCGGTCGCCGTCGTACCCGTACAGGCCGTAAGACCCGAGGCCCCCGGCCTGGCTCACCGCGGCGACGAGTTCCACCGACGACAGCCCGCCGAAGGGGGCGAGCACGATCGGCACCTCGACTCCGAGCAGGCGGGCGAGGCGGTTCGGGGCGGTCGGGGTGCTCATCCTCCGAGGCTACGCCCGGCGCATCGGCACCCTTCGGCGTATGACGACCGGGATGTCGCGGGGCGCGGATACACTGCCCGCATGGCGGTGAGCGAGGGGATGCGGCGCACGGCCTGGGCTCCGGTCGTCGCGGGAACCGCCAGCGGAGCGATCGCCACCGTCGCGGTCACGACGCACATCTACGAAGGAAACTGGTATGCACCGCTGATCATGGGCGGCGCGCCGGGCCTCGTCGTCGGAGCTCTCGCGGCCCTCTTGTGTCTCGCATCCGCGGCGCTCCTCGCCGCACGTCCACTCGCGATCGTCACGTCGTTCCTCTCCTCGCTGCTCTTGCTCGCCCTGCCCTTCGGCCTGCTCTCACGCTGGTCGTTGCCGATGTCAGCGGTCTTCGCCGGGGTGGTCGTCTTCTCCGTCGCCTCCTTCTGGGTCGCCGCAGCGCTCTTCGGCGGGCGCTCTGCCCGCATGGCGGTGAGCGAGGGGATGCGGCGCAGACGAGGCGAGGCGATCACCGTTCTCGTCATCGGCGGGCTCTGCATCCCGATCGCCATGACCTCTGCCATCGGGATGCTGCGCGAGCAGCTCCATCTGCGCTGCAGCTACCTCACCATGGGCGACCCGACGGGCGACTGGGTCTGCGCCGACGGGATCGGCTACATCGGGGCCGGTGTCGCGCTCCTCCTGCTCTCCGGCCTCCCTGTGCTCATCGCCTTCTTCGTCGTGCTCGCGACCGACGACAGCCCGCGGGTGCTCGCCGCATTGGCACCGCTGCCCGTGGTTCTCGTCGTCGCATCCACGGCCCTGTTCACCCTCACCCGCGGCGACGCCGTGCCCGCGGGTGAGAGCTGGCCCGGCATCTGGTGGGCGGCGGTCGGCATCGCCGGCCTTCTGGCGATCCTCGGCGTCGTCGCGCTGGCCATCCCCACGCCGGGCCCCCGACGGCGCGTGCTCATCGTCGCGGGGACCGCGCTGCTGCTGACCGCCGCCGTCATGCAGCCTGGGCTGGCCGGCGCGGCCCTCGCCACGGGCACGATCCTCGGCGCCCAGGCGCTGCGGGCAGCCCGCGCTCCCGCCGTTTCCCCCGTTCCGGAAGGCACTCCTGCCCCGAATCGCCCCTGACGAAGACGGGCCCCGCCGCGTTACCGTGAAAGAGCCGCACACCCCCGCGGCGTTCCCGGAACCCGATCGGATGACATGACCGCGCACGACGACGTGAACGCCCCCGACAACGAGCGCGCCCTCGAGGAGGGCATCGTCACCGACTTCCGCGAGCGCATGACCTACGGCTCGTACCTCGACCTGGATCGGCTGCTCGGCGCGCAGCATCCGGTGAGCAGGCCCGAGCACCACGACGAGATGCTGTTCATCATCCAGCATCAGACGACCGAGCTGTGGCTCACTCTCGTGCTGCACGAGATCCGTCGCGCCCGCGAGCTGCTCGCCGCCGACGATCTGCGCGAGGCACTCAAGCCGATCGCGCGGCTGAAGAACATCCAAGAGGTGCTCACGCAGCAGTGGTCGGTGCTTGCCACGCTCACTCCCACCGAGTACGCCCAGTTCCGGGGCTTCCTCGGCAGCGCCTCCGGATTCCAGTCGGTGCAGTACCGCGCGGTCGAGTTCGCACTCGGCAACAAGAACGGCAAGATGCTCGGCGTCTTCCGCAACCATCCCGAGAACCTCGCGCTGCTCACGGCCGAGTACGAGAGTCCCACGCTGTACGACGAGTTCCTGCGGCTCGTCGCCCGCCGCGGGCTGCCCGTCCCCGCGGAGATCCTGGATCGCGATGTGCGCGAGCCGTACCGCGAGCATGCCGATCTCGTCCCTGCGATCCGCGCGATCTACGAGAACCCGCACGAGCACTGGGACCTGTACGAGGCGTGCGAGAAGCTCGTCGACGTCGAAGACAACTTCCAGTTCTGGCGCTTCCGGCACCTGCGCACGGTGACGCGCACGATCGGCCGCAAGATCGGCACAGGCGGCTCCAGCGGTGTCGACTTCCTGCAGCGGGCACTCGATCTCACCTTCTTCCCCGAGCTGTACACCGTGCGCACCTCGATCGGGACGTGAGGATGCCCGGATCGCCGCGCCGGTTCGCCGCCGCGTTCGTCGACGGCACCCGCATCCGACAGGGCACGCTCGTGGTGACGGACGACGGACTGCGCCTCACCGCTGATGCGCCCGACCCCGACCTGCCGCGCCTGGACGGCGTCGTGCTCGGCGGGTTCACAGACCATCACGTGCACCTCATGCTCGTCGACGATGCGGTGCTCGACGACAGCCGCCTGCGCCATGTCATCGACCTCGGGGCGCCGCGGGACTGGATCCGTGCCCGGGCCGATGCGCCCGGCCGCACGCGGGTGTCGTACGCCGGACCGTTCCTCACGGCGCCCGGCGGCTACCCCTCCGACCGCGACTGGGCGCTGCCCGGATCGGTGCGCGAGCTCGCGGATGCGGATGCCGTGCGCGCGGCGATCGCCGAACTCGCCGAGGCCGGAGCGAGCTGCATCAAGATCGTCGCGAACACCATCGCGGGTCCTGTCCTCGACGACACCCTCGTGACCGCCCTGGTCGACGCCGCGCGCACCCACGGCCTGCCCGTCGTCGCGCACGCGGAGGGCGCGGGGCAGGCTCAGCGCGTCGTGCGCCTCGGTGCGACCCGTCTCGCGCACGCGCCGTTCACGGAGCGCCTGAACGACGACGAGATCGCCGTGCAGGCGGCATCCGCGGAGTGGATCTCGACGCTCGCGATCCACTCCGGCCGCGAGCGCGACGTTGCGCTCGACAACGTCCGGCGATTCCATGTTGCCGGCGGCATGCTGCGGTACGGCACCGACATGGGCAACGGCCCCTCCCCAGTCGACCTGCGCCGCGACGAGGTCGAGGCGCTGCGCGCGGCGGGCGTGGACGGGTGGGACCTGCTGCACGCCCTCGCGCCGGTCGACCCGCTCGAACCCGGCGCCCGCCTGCTCATCGCCGACGCGCCGGAGACCGCACGTACCGCCCCCGATCCGCTCACCGCCCGCCCGCTGCGCACCGCACACGATCTGCCCCTACCGCCCACCCGATCGCCCGGAGCCTGACATGACCGACTCGACCGCCGATGCCGCCGAGACCGCGCTGTACGACGAGGCCGCAGACCTCGACGCCGCCGATCCGCTCGCCCCGCTGCTCGACCGCTTCGCCGACGCGCCGGGGGTGAGCGCCTATCTCGACGGCAACTCGCTGGGCAGGCCGATGCGCGACCTGCCCGAGCGGCTCGCCCGGTTCGTGCGCGAGGACTGGGGCACGCGCCTGATCCGCTCGTGGGACGAGCAGTGGATGGCGATGCCCGAGACGCTCGGCGACCGGATCGGCGAGGTCGCGCTGGGGGCGGCGGCCGGGCAGACGATCGTCGCCGACTCCACGAGCGTGCTGCTGTACAAGCTCATCCGTGCCGCGCGCGCCCACGATCCCGCGCGCACCGAGATCGTGATCGAAGAGGGCAACTTCCCCACCGACCGCTTCGTCGCCGCCGGCGTCGCGGACGAGACCGGCGGCACGATCGTTCGTCTCGCCCCCGATCCGGTGCGCGGCGTGAGCGTCGACGACGTCGCCGCGGCGGTCACCGAGCGCACGGCGGTCGTCGTGCTCAGTCACGTCGACTACCGCTCCGGCGCGATGGCCGATGCGCCCGCCATCACCGCCGCGGTGCATGAGGCGGGCGCGCTCGTGCTGTGGGATCTGTGCCACTCCGTGGGCGTCATCCCGCTCGATCTGGACGCGTGGGGCGTCGACCTCGCCGTCGGCTGCACCTACAAGTACCTCAACGGCGGCCCCGGATCACCCGCCTTCGCCTACGTGCGCACGGGGTTGCAGGGTGCGCTGCGCCAGCCGATCCAGGGCTGGTTCGGCGCGAAGGACGTCTTCGCGATGGGGCCCGCCTACGAGCCCGCGCCCGGCATCCGGCGACTCCTCAGCGGCACCCCGCCGGTGCTGTCGATGCTCGGCATGCAGGGGATGATCGAGGTGATCGCCGAGGCCGGGATCGACGCGGTGCGGGCCAAGTCGGTCTCGCTCACCGAGCTCGCCCTGCGCGCGTACGACGCCGTGCTCGCGCCACTCGGGGTGCGCCTGCTCAGCCCGCGGGATGCGGCGCTCCGCGGCGGGCACGTGACGATCGGGCATCCGCGGTTCCAGGCCGTGACGCAGACGCTGTGGGCCGAAGGCGTCATCCCCGACTTCCGCTTTCCCGACGGCATCCGCCTCGGCCTGTCGCCGCTGACCACCACGCACGCCGAGACGGTTCGCGGCGTGCTCGCCGTGCGGGATGCGCTGTCGGCATCCGGGGTCTGAGGCGCCCCGAGTGCACGGGATCCCGCCGAATGTGCGGCTTGTTTCGGGAAACACGCCGTGCACTCGGCGATAAGCCGTGCAGTCGACGCACGACTCAGCCCTGAGACCCCGCGGCTACGATCGAAGCATGCCTGTCTCGCCCGCCGCCCTCGCTCACGCCGAGGACCTCGCCGACTTCGTCGCCGCCTCGCCGTCGAGCTATCACGCCGCCCACGAGGTCGCCCGTCGCCTCGAATCCGCCGGGTTCACCCGGCTGGATGAGACCGACGAGTGGCCCGCGCAGCCCGGCGGACGATTCGTCGTCGTGCGCGACGGCGCCGCGATCGCCTGGGCGGTGCCCGCGGATGCGACGGCCACGACCCCGGCGCACATCTTCGGTGCGCATACGGACTCGCCCGGCTTCAAGCTCAAGCCCCGGCCGACGACCGGGGTCAAGGGCTGGCTGCAGGCGGCGGTGGAGGTCTACGGCGGACCGCTGCTGAACTCGTGGCTCGACCGCGAGCTGCGCCTCGCGGGTCGCCTCGCCCTCGCCGACGGCCGCGTCGTGCTCGCCGACACCGGCCCGTTGCTGCGCCTGCCGCAGCTGGCGGTGCACCTCGACCGTTCGGCGAACACGTCGTTCTCGCTCGACAAGCAGACCGAGACCCAGCCGGTGTGGGGTCTGGGCGAGGCGGGGGATGCCGACCTGCTCGCCGAGCTCGCCGCATCCGCCGACGTCGACCCGGCCGACATCCGCGGGTTCGACGCCGTGGTGGCGGATGCCGCGCGCGGCGCCGTCTTCGGCAAGGACGACGCCTTCTTCGCGAGCGGCCGCCTCGACGACCTCGCCTCCGTGCACGCGGGTGTCGTCGCGCTCGCCGAGATCGCGTCGGACACGTTCGCCGGCGATGCCGTCGCCGTGCTCGCCGCGTTCGACCACGAAGAGCTCGGCTCCGCCTCTCGCTCCGGCGCCGCGGGGCCCTTCCTCGAAGATGTGCTCGCCCGCATCCAGGCGGGCCTCGGCGCCGACGCCGTCCAGGCGCGGCGCGCCATCGCGGCGTCGTGGTGCCTGTCCAGCGACGTCGGCCACTCCCTGCACCCCAACTACATCGGCAAGCACGATCCGGTCGTGCAGCCCGTGCTGGGTTCCGGGCCGATCCTCAAGATCAACGCGAACCAGCGTTACGCGACGGATGCGGTGGGCGCCGCGAGCTGGAACGCCTGGTGCGAGTCGGCCGGTGTCGCCTCGCAGGAGTTCGTCTCGAACAACGACGTGCCGTGCGGCTCGACGATCGGGCCCATCACGGCCACCCGCCTCGGCATCCGCACGGTCGACGTGGGCATCCCGATCCTCTCGATGCACTCGGCCCGCGAGCTCGCCGGCGTGAGCGACCTGCACGACCTCGCCGCCGTCGCGCGCACGTTCTTCTCCGCCTGACCAACCGATTCCTGCCGCAGGCCCGCGCATTCTGCCAGGATGAGGGCATGTCAGAGAAGATCGCCGCGGGGCCGACACTGATCGAGCACGCCGGAATCGAGATCATCCCGGAGTCCGAGCGCACGGCCAAGCCGCGCGACCTGTTTTGGCCGTGGTTCGCGGCCAACGTGTCGGTGTTCGGCATGTCGTACGGATCGTTCGTGCTCGGATTCGGCATCTCGTTCTGGCAGGCGACGCTCGTCTCGGTCATCGGCATCGTGATCTCGTTCGCGCTGTGCGGGCTGATCGCGATCGCCGGCAAACGCGGCTCGGCACCGACCATGGTGCTCTCCCGCGCCGCCTTCGGAGTGCACGGTCAGAAAGTTCCCGGCATCGTCTCGTGGCTCACCTCGATCGGCTGGGAAACGTTCCTCGCGATCATGGCGGTGCTCGCCACGGCGACCGTGATCACGCAGCTCGGCGGCGACGGTGACAGCGTCGCGCTGAAGATCATCGCGACCGTCGTGGTCGCAGCCCTCATCGTCGCGGCATCCGTTCTCGGCTATCACACGATCATGAAGATGCAGTCGGTGCTGACGTGGATCACCGGTGCCGTGACGATCCTCTACGTCATCCTGACCATCCCGCACATCGACTTCGCCGCGGTCTTCGCACGACCCGACGGCGGCTTCGCACAGACCGTCGGAGCCCTGGTGATGGTGATGACCGGATTCGGCCTGGGCTGGATCAACATCGCCGCCGACTGGTCGCGGTATCAGAAGCGCACGGCGTCCGACGGCGCGATCGTGTTCTGGAACACCTTCGGCGGTGCGATCGCCCCTGTGCTGCTCGTCGTCTTCGGTCTGCTGCTGGCCGGATCCGACGACGCGCTGATGACCGCCGTCGGCGCCGATCCGATCGGGGCGCTCGCGACGCTGCTTCCGATCTGGGTCCTCGTGCCGTTCCTGCTCACCGCCGTGCTCGCGCTGGTCTCGGGTGCGGTGCTCGGCATCTACTCGTCGGGCCTGACGCTGATCAGCCTCGGCATCCGCATCCCCCGGCCCTCGGCAGCCGCGGTCGACGGGATCATCCTCACGCTCGGGACGATCTTCGTGGTGTTCTTCGCGACCGACTTCCTGGGCCCGTTCCAGTCGTTCCTCATCACGCTCGGCGTGCCGCTGGCCTCGTGGGCCGGCATCCTCATCGCCGACATCCTCCGCCGCAAGAAGGACTACGACGAGGAGGCTCTGTTCGACGCCGCCGGCCGATACGGCGCATGGGACTGGACCTCGATCCTCACCATGGTCGTCACGTCGGTCATCGGCTGGGGTCTGGTGATCAACCAGTTCTCCGATGCCGAATGGAACAACTGGCAGGGATACTTCCTCGACCTGTTCGGCTGGCGCGATGACTGGGGCTACGCGAACCTCGGCGTACTGTTCGCGCTGATCGCCTCGTTCCTGGTGACGTGGTTCGCGAGAGCGGGCAGGATCCGGCGCCAGGAAGAGGCATGAGCGACGCCGACTGGCTGGTCGTCGTCGACCCGCAGAACATTTTCGCGGCCCCGGATTCGGAGTGGGGTTCGCCGTTCTTCGCCGAGGCGATGCCCAGGATCGCCTCGCTCGCGGCGGCGTTCGGCGACAACGTGCTCGTGACACGCTGGCTGCCCACGGCCGACCGCTCGACGTCCTGGGGCGAGTACTTCGCCGCGTGGCCGTTCGCCGACAAGCCGGCGACGGATCCGCTGTTCGACCTCGTTCCCGAGGCGCGGGCGCTCTCGCCGCATCCGACCCTCGATCTGCCGACGTTCGGCAAGTGGGGCGCCGGGCTCGAACGGATCGTGGGCGATGCCGAGGTGGTGCTCGCCGGCGTCTCGACGGACTGCTGCGTGATCTCCACGGCCCTGGCCGGAGCGGATGCGGGGGCCCGCATCACCGTCGCATCCGATGCGTGCGCAGGCTCGACCGCTGAGAACCACGCCGCCGCGCTGCACATCATGGGTCTGTATCCGCCGCAGTTGACGCTGAAGACCACGGCCGAAGTGCTCGCCGGCACCTGAGGTCGGCCTGCGCGCACGGTTGCACGGTCGCACGGTCGAGCCGTTCTCCGCCATACTGAGCAGAGATGTGCCAGTGCGCGCCGAACGGATGCGCGGAAGGGAATCCGATGACCGACGCCGATGCCGCATCGGCCACCCCTGACCCGCCGCGCAGGCGGCGTCGCGGATGGCGTATCGCCCTGGGTGTGCTCCTCGCCGTCGTCGTGGTCGTCTCGGTGGTCGGATCGATCACCCCGTGGCCGTCGGCGATGGTCATCCGCGCGGTTTTCACCAAGGGCGGTGAGGCGACCGCGGCCGAGATGGATCGCCACCAGCCGCAGGCCGCTCCCGACGAACGCCTCGACATCTCCTACGGCGACGACGGCGGCGACACGACGCTCGATGTCTTCACCCCGGTCGGCAACGACCAGCAACTGCCGACCGTCGTCTGGATCCACGGCGGGGCGTGGATCTCGGGGAACAAGAGCGACGTCGCTCCCTACCTGCGCATCCTGGCCGCCCACGGGTACACGGCCATCGGGGTGAACTACACCCTCGGCCCCGAGGGCCAGTACCCGCTCGCGGTGAACCAGCTCAACGAGGCGCTGGCCTACATCGATGCGCATGCCGAGGAACTGGGCGTCGACCCTTCGCAGATCGTCCTGGCCGGGGACTCCGCAGGCGGACAGCTGGCCAGCCAGATGGCGACGATCATGACCAGTCCCGCGTACGCCGAGATCGTCTCCGTCGACCCCGCGCTGGATGCCGACCAGCTCGTCGCGACGATCCTCAACTGCGGCGTGTACGACCTCTCCGCCCTCGCCGCGTTGCAGGGCATCGAGGGCTGGGGACTGAAGTCGGCGATGTGGGCGTATGCCGGGTCCAAGACGTGGGCAGAGGGTTCGGTGGGATCGACCATGTCGACGGTGAACTGGGTCACGGCCGATTTCCCCACCACCTACATCAGCGGTGGCAACGGCGACGGCCTCACCTGGTTGCAGTCGATCCCGATGGCCGACCGGCTCGACGAGTTGGGCGTCGACGTCACCCGATTGTTCTGGCCCGCGGGGCACGAACCGGCTCTCGCGCACGAGTACCAGTTCCACCTCGACCTCCCCGAAGCGCAGACCGCCCTGGAGAAGACGCTCGACTTCCTCGGCGACGTGACGACACCGCCCGAGGACTGATCCGCGCGCCATGGTGCGGCGTGATCAGGCCCCGACCTCGCGGAAGAACCCGGCCACGTGCTCCTGCAGGCGCGCGATCCGCGCGTCGCGGGCGGCCTCGCGGTCGTATCCCTCGTAGGCGAGCGGAGGCAATCGTCGCACGGTGGCCGAGCATCCGAAGCTCGCGCACACGAGAGTGCCGACGCTGTCGCCCTTGCGGCCCGCGGCCCCCGCCTTGCGGGCGGAGAAGAACTGCACGTCGTCGCGCAGCGTGATGTCTTCGCACCACGAGCACTGCGCGCGTGCCACGACGCGCTGTTCGGCCTGCTGCAGGAGCACGCCGGTCACGCGTCCGTCGAGATGCGCAACGACATACGCGCGACGGGGGAGCTTCGGATCGACCCAACCGAGCATGTCGAGCCTGTCGAAGTCGAGCTCGGCGAACCCGGGCGGGAGGGTGAGCGAGGATGCCTCCTTGCGGGAGGCGTTGACGAAGGATGCGCGGATCTCGCGCTCCGAAACGGGAAGCATGTGTTTATCTCTCTGAGTGAGCGGTCCGGCTGCGGGCGCCGGTGCGGACACCGCATCGAGAGCGCAGGGCGCGCTCGAGCGGTTCGAAACTGCGGTCGCAGAGCGACGCCAGGAGGGAACACCGGTGACGGACATCCGCCACCGGATCGAACTCAGCCTCTGCCGTCGGCGCAGAGCGCGCCGACAACCTCCTCGCGCGTCACCACGACGCTCCCGGAAACATGCACCCGTCGAGCTTACGACGGTTAACGCAGAGAAGCCACCCAGCTCTGGGTGGCTTCTCTGTTTTCAAAGGGAGTCCGGCGGTGTCCTACTCTCCCACAGGGTCCCCCCTGCAGTACCATCGGCGCTGTGAGGCTTAGCTTCCGGGTTCGGAATGTGACCGGGCGTTTCCCTCACGCTATGGCCGCCGAAACACTATTGACGTGTACGACACAACAACATGCGTGGTGTTGTGTTTGGTTCTCGACCGTACGTCAAGAACCACTCAGTGGACGCGGAACATCTGAAAGATAGAGGTGTTATCAAGTCGTCGGCTTATTAGTACCAGTCAGCTGCACACCTTGCGGTGCTTCCACATCTGGCCTATCAACCCAGTAGTCTGGCTGGGAGCCTCTCACCCGAAAGGGTATGGAAGTCTCATCTTGAGGCCGGCTTCCCGCTTAGATGCTTTCAGCGGTTATCCATCCCGAACGTAGCTAACCAGCGGTGCTCCTGGCGGAACAACTGGCACACCAGAGGTTCGTCCAACCCGGTCCTCTCGTACTAGGGTCAGATCCTCTCAAACTTCCTACGCGCGCAGCGGATAGGGACCGAACTGTCTCACGACGTTCTAAACCCAGCTCGCGTACCGCTTTAATGGGCGAACAGCCCAACCCTTGGGACCTACTCCAGCCCCAGGATGCGACGAGCCGACATCGAGGTGCCAAACCATGCCGTCGATATGGACTCTTGGGCAAGATCAGCCTGTTATCCCCGAGGTACCTTTTATCCGTTGAGCGACAGCGCTTCCACAAGCCACTGCCGGATCACTAGTCCCGACTTTCGTCCCTGCTCGACCTGTCAGTCTCACAGTCAAGCTCCCTTGTGCACTTACACTCGCCACCTGATTGCCAACCAGGTTGAGGGAACCTTTGGGCGCCTCCGTTACTCTTTAGGAGGCAACCGCCCCAGTTAAACTACCCACCAGGCACTGTCCCTGAACCGGATCACGGTTCGAAGTTAGATATCCAGAGTGACCAGAGTGGTATTTCAACAATGACTCCACCATAACTGGCGTCATGGCTTCACAGTCTCCCACCTATCCTACACAAGCCACACCGAACACCAATACCAAGCTGTAGTAAAGGTCACGGGGTCTTTCCGTCCTGCTGCGCGTAACGAGCATCTTTACTCGTAATGCAATTTCGCCGAGTTCGCGGTTGAGACAGTTGGGAAGTCGTTACGCCATTCGTGCAGGTCGGAACTTACCCGACAAGGAATTTCGCTACCTTAGGATGGTTATAGTTACCACCGCCGTTTACTGGGGCTTAAATTCTCAGCTTCGCCACCGAAGTGGCTGACCGGTCCTCTTAACCTTCCAGCACCGGGCAGGCGTCAGTCCGTATACATCGTCTTGCGACTTAGCACGGACCTGTGTTTTTAGTAAACAGTCGCTACCCACTGGTCTCTGCGGCCACCACACCCTTTCCCGCGCAAGGCGGTATAAGCGGGTGGCCCCCCTTCTCCCGAAGTTACGGGGGCATTTTGCCGAGTTCCTTAACCACGATTCTCTCGATCTCCTTGGTATTCTCTACCTGACCACCTGAGTCGGTTTGGGGTACGGGCGGCTAGAACCTCGCGTCGATGCTTTTCTCGGCAGCATAGGATCACCCACTTTT is part of the Microbacterium pseudoresistens genome and harbors:
- a CDS encoding NAD(P)H-dependent flavin oxidoreductase: MSTPTAPNRLARLLGVEVPIVLAPFGGLSSVELVAAVSQAGGLGSYGLYGYDGDRIRATTAALRAATDGPFALNIWLPTGDEVAPAPAHVAFAQALAPFYEAVGVDVPAIPARYLPALDEQLEAIWEAAPAVLSVVYGVPSPAIVEEAHRRSIRVIGTATTVAEAVALEAGGVDAVVATGAEAAGHRVSFLKPPEQSLVGALALVPQIVDAVSIPVIAAGGIADRRGVAAARALGADGVQAGTAFLVTAESAANDAHRQAIRSTAADESVLTTAMSGRLARGARNRAVRAIEAGGGIAPFPVQNWLTGRFRAAAGQQNLGELQSLWLGQGAPLATRDTAADVFAELAAGL
- a CDS encoding tryptophan 2,3-dioxygenase, with the protein product MTAHDDVNAPDNERALEEGIVTDFRERMTYGSYLDLDRLLGAQHPVSRPEHHDEMLFIIQHQTTELWLTLVLHEIRRARELLAADDLREALKPIARLKNIQEVLTQQWSVLATLTPTEYAQFRGFLGSASGFQSVQYRAVEFALGNKNGKMLGVFRNHPENLALLTAEYESPTLYDEFLRLVARRGLPVPAEILDRDVREPYREHADLVPAIRAIYENPHEHWDLYEACEKLVDVEDNFQFWRFRHLRTVTRTIGRKIGTGGSSGVDFLQRALDLTFFPELYTVRTSIGT
- a CDS encoding hydrolase, with translation MRMPGSPRRFAAAFVDGTRIRQGTLVVTDDGLRLTADAPDPDLPRLDGVVLGGFTDHHVHLMLVDDAVLDDSRLRHVIDLGAPRDWIRARADAPGRTRVSYAGPFLTAPGGYPSDRDWALPGSVRELADADAVRAAIAELAEAGASCIKIVANTIAGPVLDDTLVTALVDAARTHGLPVVAHAEGAGQAQRVVRLGATRLAHAPFTERLNDDEIAVQAASAEWISTLAIHSGRERDVALDNVRRFHVAGGMLRYGTDMGNGPSPVDLRRDEVEALRAAGVDGWDLLHALAPVDPLEPGARLLIADAPETARTAPDPLTARPLRTAHDLPLPPTRSPGA
- a CDS encoding kynureninase is translated as MTDSTADAAETALYDEAADLDAADPLAPLLDRFADAPGVSAYLDGNSLGRPMRDLPERLARFVREDWGTRLIRSWDEQWMAMPETLGDRIGEVALGAAAGQTIVADSTSVLLYKLIRAARAHDPARTEIVIEEGNFPTDRFVAAGVADETGGTIVRLAPDPVRGVSVDDVAAAVTERTAVVVLSHVDYRSGAMADAPAITAAVHEAGALVLWDLCHSVGVIPLDLDAWGVDLAVGCTYKYLNGGPGSPAFAYVRTGLQGALRQPIQGWFGAKDVFAMGPAYEPAPGIRRLLSGTPPVLSMLGMQGMIEVIAEAGIDAVRAKSVSLTELALRAYDAVLAPLGVRLLSPRDAALRGGHVTIGHPRFQAVTQTLWAEGVIPDFRFPDGIRLGLSPLTTTHAETVRGVLAVRDALSASGV
- a CDS encoding M18 family aminopeptidase gives rise to the protein MPVSPAALAHAEDLADFVAASPSSYHAAHEVARRLESAGFTRLDETDEWPAQPGGRFVVVRDGAAIAWAVPADATATTPAHIFGAHTDSPGFKLKPRPTTGVKGWLQAAVEVYGGPLLNSWLDRELRLAGRLALADGRVVLADTGPLLRLPQLAVHLDRSANTSFSLDKQTETQPVWGLGEAGDADLLAELAASADVDPADIRGFDAVVADAARGAVFGKDDAFFASGRLDDLASVHAGVVALAEIASDTFAGDAVAVLAAFDHEELGSASRSGAAGPFLEDVLARIQAGLGADAVQARRAIAASWCLSSDVGHSLHPNYIGKHDPVVQPVLGSGPILKINANQRYATDAVGAASWNAWCESAGVASQEFVSNNDVPCGSTIGPITATRLGIRTVDVGIPILSMHSARELAGVSDLHDLAAVARTFFSA
- a CDS encoding purine-cytosine permease family protein — translated: MSEKIAAGPTLIEHAGIEIIPESERTAKPRDLFWPWFAANVSVFGMSYGSFVLGFGISFWQATLVSVIGIVISFALCGLIAIAGKRGSAPTMVLSRAAFGVHGQKVPGIVSWLTSIGWETFLAIMAVLATATVITQLGGDGDSVALKIIATVVVAALIVAASVLGYHTIMKMQSVLTWITGAVTILYVILTIPHIDFAAVFARPDGGFAQTVGALVMVMTGFGLGWINIAADWSRYQKRTASDGAIVFWNTFGGAIAPVLLVVFGLLLAGSDDALMTAVGADPIGALATLLPIWVLVPFLLTAVLALVSGAVLGIYSSGLTLISLGIRIPRPSAAAVDGIILTLGTIFVVFFATDFLGPFQSFLITLGVPLASWAGILIADILRRKKDYDEEALFDAAGRYGAWDWTSILTMVVTSVIGWGLVINQFSDAEWNNWQGYFLDLFGWRDDWGYANLGVLFALIASFLVTWFARAGRIRRQEEA
- a CDS encoding cysteine hydrolase family protein, coding for MSDADWLVVVDPQNIFAAPDSEWGSPFFAEAMPRIASLAAAFGDNVLVTRWLPTADRSTSWGEYFAAWPFADKPATDPLFDLVPEARALSPHPTLDLPTFGKWGAGLERIVGDAEVVLAGVSTDCCVISTALAGADAGARITVASDACAGSTAENHAAALHIMGLYPPQLTLKTTAEVLAGT
- a CDS encoding alpha/beta hydrolase, translating into MTDADAASATPDPPRRRRRGWRIALGVLLAVVVVVSVVGSITPWPSAMVIRAVFTKGGEATAAEMDRHQPQAAPDERLDISYGDDGGDTTLDVFTPVGNDQQLPTVVWIHGGAWISGNKSDVAPYLRILAAHGYTAIGVNYTLGPEGQYPLAVNQLNEALAYIDAHAEELGVDPSQIVLAGDSAGGQLASQMATIMTSPAYAEIVSVDPALDADQLVATILNCGVYDLSALAALQGIEGWGLKSAMWAYAGSKTWAEGSVGSTMSTVNWVTADFPTTYISGGNGDGLTWLQSIPMADRLDELGVDVTRLFWPAGHEPALAHEYQFHLDLPEAQTALEKTLDFLGDVTTPPED
- a CDS encoding FBP domain-containing protein, with protein sequence MLPVSEREIRASFVNASRKEASSLTLPPGFAELDFDRLDMLGWVDPKLPRRAYVVAHLDGRVTGVLLQQAEQRVVARAQCSWCEDITLRDDVQFFSARKAGAAGRKGDSVGTLVCASFGCSATVRRLPPLAYEGYDREAARDARIARLQEHVAGFFREVGA